One Leopardus geoffroyi isolate Oge1 chromosome B1, O.geoffroyi_Oge1_pat1.0, whole genome shotgun sequence DNA window includes the following coding sequences:
- the TNIP2 gene encoding TNFAIP3-interacting protein 2 isoform X4: protein MDGGMCSGKTLNSELSIEEIERLSEQLEEKEKEKQQLMSQPEHEREKEVALLRQSVAEKERARAASDILCRSLADETHQLRRTLAATAHMCQHLAKCLDERQRTQGDLREKSPEPERTGGDTCVRDVIEKLQEENRLLRQKVTHVEDLNAKWQRYDASRDEYVRGLHAQLQGLQAPREPERPSPPELMRKEISRLNRQLEEKINDCVEVREELTAVRRARDAALERVQMLEQQILAYKDDFTSERADRERAQGRIQELEEQVAALRHQASRRQDCRERGSCRTHTGSKTPKYLETSVLELVAPSGRRAGTGSQGPDFSAEGRCPGATTRRGQGELQCPHCLQHFDDEQGEELFRHVAECCQ, encoded by the exons ATGGATGGAGGAATGTGTAGTGGGAAAACACTGAACTCAGAGTTAAGTATAGAG GAAATTGAAAGACTTTCTGAGCagttagaagaaaaagagaaggagaagcagcagctgaTGAGCCAGCCGGAGCATGAGCGAGAGAAGGAAGTTGCCCTGCTGCGGCAGAGCGTGGCAGAGAAGGAACGAGCCCGGGCTGCCAGCGACATCCTGTGCCGCTCCTTGGCTGATGAGACCCATCAGCTGCGGAGGACTCTGGCCGCCACTGCCCACATGTGCCAGCATCTGGCCAAGTGTCTGGATGAACGACAGCGCACACAGGGGGACTTGAGGGAGAAAAGTCCTGAG CCAGAGCGTACAGGCGGGGACACCTGTGTCCGGGATGTTATCGAGAAGTTACAGGAAGAAAATCGACTGTTGAGACAGAAGGTGACCCAT GTAGAAGACCTTAACGCCAAGTGGCAGCGCTACGATGCCAGCAGGGATGAGTATGTGAGGGGGCTCCACGCGCAGCTTCAGGGGCTACAGGCCCCCCGTGAGCCCGAGAGACCCTCCCCTCCTGAGCTGATGAGGAAGGAGATCTCCAGGCTCAACAGGCAGCTGGAGGAGAAGATAAATGACTGTGTGGAAGTGAGGGAGGAGCTGACGGCTGTGAGGAGGGCCCGTGATGCGGCGCTGGAGCGGGTGCAGATGCTGGAGCAGCAG ATTCTTGCTTACAAGGATGATTTCACCTCGGAAAGGGCCGATCGAGAGCGTGCTCAGGGGAGGATTCAAGAGCTGGAGGAGCAGGTGGCCGCCTTGCGGCACCAGGCGTCCCGGAGGCAG GACTGCCGAGAGCGGGGCTCCTGCCGGACGCACACGGGGAGCAAAACCCCCAAGTACTTAGAGACCAGTGTCTTGGAGCTTGTGGCACCCAGTGGCCGGAGGGCCGGGACTGGATCTCAGGGGCCGGACTTCTCCGCAGAGGGCAGGTGTCCTGGAGCAACGACccggagagggcagggggagctTCAGTGCCCTCACTGCCTGCAGCACTTCGATGACGAGCAAGGCGAGGAGCTCTTCAGGCATGTGGCCGAGTGCTGCCAGTga
- the TNIP2 gene encoding TNFAIP3-interacting protein 2 isoform X3, translating into MEAPGLQWLLHLITPVAANPEIERLSEQLEEKEKEKQQLMSQPEHEREKEVALLRQSVAEKERARAASDILCRSLADETHQLRRTLAATAHMCQHLAKCLDERQRTQGDLREKSPEPERTGGDTCVRDVIEKLQEENRLLRQKVTHVEDLNAKWQRYDASRDEYVRGLHAQLQGLQAPREPERPSPPELMRKEISRLNRQLEEKINDCVEVREELTAVRRARDAALERVQMLEQQILAYKDDFTSERADRERAQGRIQELEEQVAALRHQASRRQDCRERGSCRTHTGSKTPKYLETSVLELVAPSGRRAGTGSQGPDFSAEGRCPGATTRRGQGELQCPHCLQHFDDEQGEELFRHVAECCQ; encoded by the exons ATGGAGGCACCAGGGCTGCAGTGGCTTCTTCACCTGATCACTCCAGTGGCTGCCAACCCT GAAATTGAAAGACTTTCTGAGCagttagaagaaaaagagaaggagaagcagcagctgaTGAGCCAGCCGGAGCATGAGCGAGAGAAGGAAGTTGCCCTGCTGCGGCAGAGCGTGGCAGAGAAGGAACGAGCCCGGGCTGCCAGCGACATCCTGTGCCGCTCCTTGGCTGATGAGACCCATCAGCTGCGGAGGACTCTGGCCGCCACTGCCCACATGTGCCAGCATCTGGCCAAGTGTCTGGATGAACGACAGCGCACACAGGGGGACTTGAGGGAGAAAAGTCCTGAG CCAGAGCGTACAGGCGGGGACACCTGTGTCCGGGATGTTATCGAGAAGTTACAGGAAGAAAATCGACTGTTGAGACAGAAGGTGACCCAT GTAGAAGACCTTAACGCCAAGTGGCAGCGCTACGATGCCAGCAGGGATGAGTATGTGAGGGGGCTCCACGCGCAGCTTCAGGGGCTACAGGCCCCCCGTGAGCCCGAGAGACCCTCCCCTCCTGAGCTGATGAGGAAGGAGATCTCCAGGCTCAACAGGCAGCTGGAGGAGAAGATAAATGACTGTGTGGAAGTGAGGGAGGAGCTGACGGCTGTGAGGAGGGCCCGTGATGCGGCGCTGGAGCGGGTGCAGATGCTGGAGCAGCAG ATTCTTGCTTACAAGGATGATTTCACCTCGGAAAGGGCCGATCGAGAGCGTGCTCAGGGGAGGATTCAAGAGCTGGAGGAGCAGGTGGCCGCCTTGCGGCACCAGGCGTCCCGGAGGCAG GACTGCCGAGAGCGGGGCTCCTGCCGGACGCACACGGGGAGCAAAACCCCCAAGTACTTAGAGACCAGTGTCTTGGAGCTTGTGGCACCCAGTGGCCGGAGGGCCGGGACTGGATCTCAGGGGCCGGACTTCTCCGCAGAGGGCAGGTGTCCTGGAGCAACGACccggagagggcagggggagctTCAGTGCCCTCACTGCCTGCAGCACTTCGATGACGAGCAAGGCGAGGAGCTCTTCAGGCATGTGGCCGAGTGCTGCCAGTga